The Agrococcus carbonis genome has a window encoding:
- a CDS encoding response regulator transcription factor, which produces MTEPSAKILVVDDEPHIRDLLTTSLRFGGFDVRAVANGAAAISAVLEDEPDLILLDVMLPDISGFGVTKRLRASGFASPILFLTAKDDTEDKITGLTVGGDDYVTKPFSLDEIIARIKAILRRTMAETDDATIDVGELSMNQDTHEVSVAGEEIELSPTEFKLLRYLMLNANRVLSKAQILDHVWEYDFNGDVGIVESYISYLRRKIDDRVEEPMIVTKRGFGYMLKSPK; this is translated from the coding sequence ATGACTGAGCCCAGCGCCAAGATCCTCGTCGTCGACGACGAGCCCCACATCCGCGACCTGCTGACGACGAGCCTCCGGTTCGGCGGCTTCGACGTGCGGGCGGTCGCCAACGGCGCCGCCGCCATCTCGGCCGTGCTCGAGGACGAGCCCGACCTCATCCTGCTCGACGTGATGCTCCCCGACATCAGCGGCTTCGGCGTCACCAAGCGCCTCCGCGCATCCGGGTTCGCCTCGCCCATCTTGTTCCTCACCGCGAAGGACGACACCGAGGACAAGATCACGGGCCTCACCGTCGGCGGCGACGACTACGTGACGAAGCCGTTCTCGCTCGACGAGATCATCGCCCGCATCAAGGCGATCCTCCGCCGCACGATGGCCGAGACCGACGACGCCACGATCGACGTCGGCGAGCTCTCGATGAACCAGGACACGCACGAGGTGAGCGTCGCGGGCGAGGAGATCGAGCTCTCCCCCACCGAGTTCAAGCTGCTGCGCTACCTCATGCTCAACGCCAACCGCGTGCTCTCGAAGGCGCAGATCCTCGACCACGTGTGGGAGTACGACTTCAACGGCGACGTGGGCATCGTCGAGTCCTACATCTCCTACCTCCGCCGCAAGATCGACGATCGCGTCGAGGAGCCGATGATCGTGACCAAGCGCGGATTCGGCTACATGCTGAAGTCGCCGAAGTAG
- a CDS encoding DNA repair helicase XPB, with protein sequence MTLPGPLIVQSDRTVLLEVAHPDATAARQSLQVFAELERAPEHIHTYRVTRLGLWNARAAGHTADEIIATLDRHAKFPVPTGVAQDIRETIGRYGRLVIERDDEGLVLRSDDRPVLEEVRRSKKIQPLLAGPAADGIRVVDWARGELKQELVKLGWPAEDLAGYTPGTPLEIDLEEDGWSMRPYQADAVAHFAAAGSGVVVLPCGAGKTIVGAGAMAATDTTTLILVTNTVSARQWRAELLARTSLTEDDIGEYSGQTKEIKPVTIATYQILTVKRGGEYAHLGVLDALDWGLIVYDEVHLLPAPVFKLTADLQARRRLGLTATLVREDGRESDVFSLIGPKRFDAPWKEIEQQGFIAPAECFEVRIDLDEDERLEYAASGDRDRYRIAASSPRKIETVRRVLAQHPDEPTLVIGQYLDQLDELSAALGAPLLTGETPVAERQELFQAFREGTERVLVVSKVANFSVDLPDASLAVQVSGSFGSRQEEAQRLGRLLRPKGGRTASFYTIVARDTVDQEFALGRQRFLAEQGYAYTILDEHELGVADRATA encoded by the coding sequence ATGACTCTTCCCGGCCCGCTGATCGTGCAGTCCGACCGCACGGTGCTGCTCGAGGTCGCGCATCCCGACGCGACCGCGGCGCGCCAGTCGCTGCAGGTGTTCGCCGAGCTCGAGCGCGCCCCCGAGCACATCCACACCTACCGCGTGACGCGGCTCGGCCTGTGGAACGCGCGCGCCGCGGGCCACACGGCCGACGAGATCATCGCGACGCTCGACCGGCACGCGAAGTTCCCCGTCCCGACCGGCGTGGCCCAGGACATCCGCGAGACCATCGGCCGGTACGGCCGCCTCGTCATCGAGCGCGACGACGAGGGCCTCGTGCTGCGCAGCGACGACCGCCCCGTGCTCGAGGAGGTGCGGCGGTCGAAGAAGATCCAGCCGCTGCTCGCCGGCCCCGCGGCCGACGGCATCCGCGTCGTCGACTGGGCGCGCGGGGAGCTCAAGCAGGAGCTCGTGAAGCTCGGCTGGCCCGCCGAGGACCTCGCGGGCTACACGCCCGGCACGCCGCTCGAGATCGACCTCGAGGAGGACGGCTGGTCGATGCGGCCGTACCAGGCGGATGCGGTGGCCCACTTCGCCGCCGCCGGCTCGGGCGTCGTCGTGCTGCCGTGCGGCGCCGGGAAGACCATCGTCGGAGCCGGCGCGATGGCCGCGACCGACACGACGACGCTCATCCTCGTCACCAACACGGTCTCGGCGCGCCAGTGGCGCGCCGAGCTGCTCGCCCGCACGAGCCTCACCGAGGACGACATCGGCGAGTACTCCGGGCAGACGAAGGAGATCAAGCCGGTCACGATCGCGACCTACCAGATCCTCACCGTCAAGCGCGGCGGCGAGTACGCGCACCTCGGCGTGCTCGACGCGCTCGACTGGGGCCTCATCGTCTACGACGAGGTGCACCTGCTGCCCGCGCCGGTGTTCAAGCTCACCGCCGACCTGCAGGCGCGCCGCCGCCTCGGCCTCACCGCGACGCTCGTGCGCGAGGACGGCCGCGAGTCGGACGTCTTCAGCCTCATCGGCCCGAAGCGCTTCGACGCGCCGTGGAAGGAGATCGAGCAGCAGGGCTTCATCGCGCCGGCCGAGTGCTTCGAGGTGCGCATCGACCTGGACGAGGACGAGCGGCTCGAGTACGCCGCCTCGGGCGACCGCGACCGCTACCGCATCGCCGCCTCGAGCCCGCGCAAGATCGAGACGGTGCGCCGCGTGCTCGCGCAGCACCCCGACGAGCCGACGCTCGTGATCGGGCAGTACCTCGACCAGCTCGACGAGCTCTCGGCCGCGCTCGGCGCTCCCCTGCTCACCGGCGAGACGCCTGTGGCCGAGCGGCAGGAGCTGTTCCAGGCGTTCCGCGAGGGCACCGAGCGCGTGCTCGTCGTCTCGAAGGTCGCGAACTTCTCGGTCGACCTGCCGGATGCGTCGCTCGCGGTGCAGGTGTCGGGCTCGTTCGGCTCGCGGCAGGAGGAGGCGCAGCGCCTCGGCCGACTGCTGCGGCCGAAGGGCGGCCGCACGGCGAGCTTCTACACGATCGTCGCGCGCGATACCGTCGACCAGGAGTTCGCGCTCGGCCGCCAGCGCTTCCTCGCCGAGCAGGGCTACGCCTACACGATCCTCGACGAGCACGAGCTCGGCGTCGCCGACCGCGCCACGGCCTGA
- a CDS encoding helicase-associated domain-containing protein yields MDVVELAARIQAMPDDALDLLVVERQAPAQLGSTFDLAEHLVTDASIAAALRWRTASELAALARGESTPRLDALLLGVDGAALPRVRALAAAAEVVDAPQAEPIESPTAPQTAIDEAIKVSELVHRVADAPIVLRSRAQLPAATGRELAAAVDADPAELEERLEPALLAGLLDRSDGRLRATVDADAWLAAPVPERWSALAEAWLAATPDHAAVAAEPRAQFPLADAAALAVRQRQHRQAQRLGLADRGAPTTLAVDLRERPDAARAALAAHVPPATASVYLQPDLSAVAPGPLEAAVEARLRRIARVERAGIASHWRFTRQSVAAGLAAGDDVDDVLAFLTEASLTGLPQPVAYLVRETAAKFGSLRVRPVDPIAEGGARSQARSDDEQVIRTIAVDRALVSAGPRQTGPHRVTFRTSAEEALQALLEERYPAVLEDDEGELVLRAPERAPRPVRERHRLVARLRDAGFEVGDQERAWLERQLQGAIRERVPVRLTVATGDEPVDVELVPLAVANGRLRARDARRDIERTLPLSAITKVAGLGVAT; encoded by the coding sequence ATGGACGTGGTCGAGCTCGCAGCCCGCATCCAGGCGATGCCGGACGACGCGCTCGACCTGCTGGTCGTCGAGCGGCAGGCGCCGGCGCAGCTCGGCTCGACCTTCGACCTCGCCGAGCACCTCGTGACGGATGCGTCGATCGCGGCCGCGCTCCGGTGGCGCACGGCGTCCGAGCTCGCCGCACTCGCCCGCGGCGAGTCGACGCCGCGGCTCGACGCGCTCCTGCTCGGCGTCGACGGCGCGGCGCTGCCCCGGGTGCGCGCCCTCGCCGCTGCGGCCGAGGTCGTCGACGCACCGCAGGCCGAGCCGATCGAGAGCCCGACGGCGCCGCAGACGGCGATCGACGAGGCGATCAAGGTCTCGGAGCTCGTGCACCGCGTCGCCGACGCTCCCATCGTGCTGCGCAGCCGCGCGCAGCTGCCGGCCGCGACGGGGCGCGAGCTCGCCGCCGCCGTCGACGCCGACCCCGCCGAGCTCGAGGAGCGGCTCGAGCCGGCGCTGCTCGCGGGCCTGCTCGACCGCAGCGACGGGCGCCTGCGCGCGACCGTCGACGCCGATGCTTGGCTCGCCGCCCCCGTGCCCGAGCGCTGGTCGGCGCTCGCCGAGGCGTGGCTCGCCGCGACCCCCGACCACGCGGCGGTCGCCGCCGAACCGCGCGCGCAGTTCCCGCTCGCCGACGCCGCCGCGCTCGCGGTGCGGCAGCGCCAGCACCGGCAGGCGCAGCGGCTCGGGCTCGCCGACCGCGGCGCCCCCACGACGCTCGCGGTCGACCTGCGGGAGCGGCCCGACGCCGCGCGCGCGGCGCTCGCGGCCCACGTACCCCCGGCCACCGCATCCGTCTACCTGCAGCCCGACCTCTCGGCGGTCGCGCCGGGGCCGCTCGAGGCCGCGGTCGAAGCGCGGCTGCGGCGCATCGCGCGCGTCGAGCGGGCCGGGATCGCATCGCACTGGCGCTTCACGCGGCAGTCCGTCGCCGCCGGGCTCGCCGCCGGCGACGACGTCGACGACGTGCTCGCCTTCCTCACCGAGGCGTCGCTCACCGGGCTGCCGCAGCCGGTCGCGTACCTCGTGCGCGAGACGGCCGCGAAGTTCGGCTCGCTGCGCGTGCGGCCCGTCGACCCGATCGCCGAGGGCGGCGCGCGGTCGCAGGCGCGCAGCGACGACGAGCAGGTCATCCGCACGATCGCGGTCGACCGCGCGCTCGTGAGCGCCGGCCCGCGGCAGACCGGCCCGCATCGCGTCACCTTCCGCACGAGCGCCGAGGAGGCGCTGCAGGCGCTGCTCGAGGAGCGCTACCCCGCGGTGCTCGAGGACGACGAGGGCGAGCTCGTGCTGCGCGCGCCCGAGCGCGCGCCGCGGCCCGTGCGCGAGCGCCACCGGCTCGTGGCGCGGCTGCGCGACGCGGGCTTCGAGGTCGGCGACCAGGAGCGCGCGTGGCTCGAGCGGCAGCTCCAGGGCGCGATCCGCGAGCGCGTGCCCGTGCGGCTCACGGTCGCGACCGGCGACGAGCCCGTCGACGTCGAGCTCGTGCCGCTCGCCGTCGCGAACGGCCGACTGCGCGCCCGCGACGCCCGCCGCGACATCGAGCGCACCCTGCCGCTCAGCGCCATCACGAAGGTCGCGGGCCTCGGCGTCGCGACCTGA
- a CDS encoding cold-shock protein, whose translation MPTGRVKFFDEAKGFGFIAGDDGGEVFLHASAVPEGVHVKPGAKVEYGVADGRRGPQALSLRLIGPSAVKAARRDTEDMAIIVEDLVRLLDTIGNDLRRGRYPSAAHGSTVAQMLRRVADDLDA comes from the coding sequence ATGCCGACGGGCAGGGTGAAGTTCTTCGACGAGGCCAAGGGCTTCGGCTTCATCGCCGGTGACGACGGCGGCGAGGTGTTCCTGCACGCGTCGGCGGTGCCCGAGGGCGTGCACGTCAAGCCCGGCGCGAAGGTCGAGTACGGCGTGGCCGACGGCCGCCGCGGCCCGCAGGCGCTCTCGCTGCGCCTCATCGGGCCGAGCGCCGTGAAGGCCGCGCGCCGCGACACCGAGGACATGGCGATCATCGTCGAGGACCTCGTGCGCCTGCTCGACACGATCGGCAACGACCTGCGTCGCGGCCGCTACCCGAGCGCCGCGCACGGATCGACCGTCGCGCAGATGCTGCGGAGGGTCGCCGATGACCTCGACGCCTGA
- a CDS encoding DUF3027 domain-containing protein, which yields MTSTPEHEQRHEHAHEHRHAEPDDVDASVERVDPAAVAAHVTDPRSVPSPSEAPAEPVADASAEPSGEVADETVTTGTAAPASKADTEPEPAPEAAAPAPQPEPTTPTLEELELALAALDEVAPKGAVGEVRDALLEPGRGPAQVVAIRHASTLAGYPDWSWTVLLSRGLEGGPTVLEVALLPGETSLLAPAWVPWADRLADYLAAKEAAGADDDELEGEDDELESDLEEDLEDDFDDDFDVEAAAWDDEAGEPDVDGEGLEAVADGPEADAEPDDAR from the coding sequence ATGACCTCGACGCCTGAGCACGAGCAGCGGCACGAGCACGCGCACGAGCACCGTCACGCCGAGCCCGACGACGTCGACGCCTCGGTCGAGCGCGTCGACCCCGCTGCGGTCGCCGCGCACGTGACCGACCCGCGGTCGGTGCCGTCCCCGTCCGAGGCGCCGGCCGAGCCGGTGGCGGATGCGTCGGCCGAGCCGAGCGGAGAGGTCGCCGACGAGACGGTCACGACGGGCACCGCTGCGCCCGCGTCGAAGGCCGACACCGAGCCCGAGCCCGCCCCCGAGGCGGCGGCCCCCGCGCCGCAGCCCGAGCCCACGACGCCGACGCTCGAGGAGCTCGAGCTCGCGCTCGCGGCCCTCGACGAGGTCGCCCCGAAGGGCGCCGTCGGCGAGGTGCGGGACGCGCTGCTCGAGCCGGGCCGCGGCCCCGCGCAGGTCGTCGCCATCCGCCACGCGTCGACGCTCGCCGGATACCCCGACTGGAGCTGGACCGTGCTGCTCTCGCGCGGGCTCGAGGGCGGCCCGACCGTGCTCGAGGTGGCGCTGCTGCCGGGCGAGACGTCGCTGCTCGCTCCCGCGTGGGTGCCGTGGGCCGATCGGCTCGCCGACTACCTCGCGGCCAAGGAGGCCGCCGGTGCCGACGACGACGAGCTCGAGGGTGAGGACGACGAGCTCGAGTCCGATCTCGAGGAGGACCTCGAGGACGACTTCGACGACGACTTCGACGTCGAGGCCGCGGCCTGGGACGACGAGGCGGGCGAGCCGGACGTCGACGGCGAGGGGCTCGAGGCTGTCGCCGACGGACCCGAGGCCGACGCCGAGCCCGACGACGCGCGCTGA
- the serC gene encoding phosphoserine transaminase: MSDIVIPADLLPADGRFGCGPSKVRPEQVARLQSSMDLLGTSHRQAPVKSLVRSVREGLAELFALPDGYEVLLGNGGSTAFWDAAAFGLIERRSHHLAFGEFGAKFAKAAAAPWLEAPSIATADPGSRPTLEHVEGVDVVAYPHNETSTGVFHPVVRGQSDALTVVDATSAAGGLAVDVAESDVYYFAPQKNFAADGGLWLALASPAAIERIERIAGSGRYIPEFLSLQQAVTNSRLDQTLNTPALATLLLLDEQVQWMLGAGGLDAMTARTAESSGTLYAWAEGRAEATPFVADPEHRSNVVVTIDFDESVDAAALAKALRANGVVDTEPYRKLGRNQLRVATFAAIEPSDVEQLTRCLDFLLDRR; encoded by the coding sequence GTGAGCGACATCGTCATCCCCGCCGACCTCCTGCCCGCCGACGGACGCTTCGGCTGCGGCCCGTCGAAGGTGCGGCCCGAGCAGGTCGCGCGCCTGCAGTCGAGCATGGACCTCCTCGGCACGAGCCACCGGCAGGCGCCGGTCAAGTCGCTCGTCCGCTCGGTGCGCGAGGGCCTCGCCGAGCTCTTCGCCCTGCCCGACGGCTACGAGGTGCTGCTCGGCAACGGCGGGTCGACCGCGTTCTGGGACGCCGCGGCGTTCGGCCTCATCGAGCGCCGCTCGCACCACCTGGCCTTCGGCGAGTTCGGCGCCAAGTTCGCGAAGGCCGCGGCCGCGCCGTGGCTCGAGGCGCCGTCGATCGCGACGGCCGATCCCGGCTCGCGCCCGACGCTCGAGCACGTCGAGGGCGTCGACGTCGTCGCCTACCCCCACAACGAGACGTCGACCGGCGTCTTCCACCCGGTCGTGCGCGGCCAGTCGGATGCGCTCACGGTCGTCGACGCGACGAGCGCGGCGGGCGGCCTCGCCGTCGACGTCGCCGAGAGCGACGTCTACTACTTCGCGCCGCAGAAGAACTTCGCAGCCGACGGCGGCCTGTGGCTCGCGCTCGCATCGCCCGCGGCGATCGAGCGCATCGAGCGCATCGCCGGCTCGGGCCGCTACATCCCCGAGTTCCTCTCGCTGCAGCAGGCCGTCACGAACTCGCGCCTCGACCAGACGCTCAACACCCCCGCGCTCGCGACGCTGCTGCTGCTCGACGAGCAGGTGCAGTGGATGCTCGGCGCCGGCGGGCTCGATGCCATGACCGCGCGCACCGCGGAGTCGTCGGGCACGCTCTACGCGTGGGCCGAGGGCCGTGCCGAGGCGACGCCGTTCGTCGCCGACCCCGAGCACCGCTCGAACGTCGTCGTGACGATCGACTTCGACGAGTCGGTCGACGCGGCCGCGCTCGCGAAGGCGCTGCGCGCCAACGGCGTCGTCGACACCGAGCCCTACCGGAAGCTCGGCCGCAACCAGCTGCGCGTCGCCACCTTCGCGGCGATCGAGCCGAGCGACGTCGAGCAGCTCACGCGCTGCCTCGACTTCCTGCTCGACCGGCGCTGA
- a CDS encoding metal-dependent transcriptional regulator, giving the protein MTDLVDTTEMYLRTILDLEEEGIVPLRARISERLNHSGPTVSQTIARMERDGLVIVGADRHLELTEEGRALATRVLRKHRLAERLLADVIGLDWSLVHDEACRWEHVMSEQVERRLLALLGNPTESPYGTPIPGLEELGLQPAAPFLHGVVPATDARGARVVRRLGEPIQFDVEGLAELQAAGVVPGALVEVTEAAGRIRLAVAGNGAIDLPLELAQHIYLDA; this is encoded by the coding sequence ATGACCGATCTCGTCGACACGACAGAGATGTACCTCCGCACGATCCTCGACCTCGAGGAGGAGGGCATCGTGCCGCTGCGGGCTCGCATCTCCGAGCGCCTGAACCACTCCGGCCCGACCGTCTCGCAGACCATCGCGCGCATGGAGCGCGACGGCCTCGTCATCGTCGGCGCCGACCGCCACCTCGAGCTCACCGAGGAGGGGCGCGCCCTCGCCACTCGCGTGCTGCGCAAGCATCGCCTTGCCGAGCGGCTGCTCGCCGACGTCATCGGGCTCGACTGGAGCCTCGTGCACGACGAGGCGTGCCGCTGGGAGCACGTCATGAGCGAGCAGGTCGAGCGCCGGCTGCTCGCGCTGCTCGGCAACCCGACCGAGTCGCCCTACGGCACGCCGATCCCCGGGCTCGAGGAGCTCGGCCTGCAGCCCGCCGCGCCGTTCCTCCACGGGGTCGTCCCGGCGACGGATGCGCGGGGCGCGCGGGTCGTCCGGCGGCTGGGGGAACCCATCCAGTTCGACGTCGAGGGGCTCGCCGAGCTCCAGGCGGCGGGCGTCGTGCCCGGCGCGCTCGTCGAGGTGACGGAGGCGGCCGGACGCATCCGCCTCGCCGTCGCGGGCAACGGCGCGATCGACCTGCCGCTCGAGCTCGCGCAGCACATCTACCTCGACGCCTGA